From Pagrus major chromosome 6, Pma_NU_1.0, one genomic window encodes:
- the LOC140998100 gene encoding blue-sensitive opsin — protein sequence MRGNRPTEFPEDFWIPIPLDTNNITSLSPYLVPQDHLGSPGIFYSMSAFMFFLFVAGTAINTITIACTAQYKKLRSHLNYILVNLAVANLLVSFVGSFTCFYCFAFRYMILGPLGCKIEGFTATVGGMVSLWSLAVVALERWLVVCKPLGNFVFKPNHAIACCAMTWVFALCAAVPPLVGWSRYIPEGMQCSCGPDWYTTDNKYNNESYVMFLFCFCFSVPFFTIVFCYSQLLFILKSAAKAQAESASTQKAEREVTRMVVIMVLGFLVCWMPYASFALWVINNRGQPFDLRLATIPSCLSKASTVYNPMIYILLNKQFRVCIRKMLGMSGGDDEESSTTTSTTEVSKVGPS from the exons atgaGGGGGAATCGTCCGACAGAGTTCCCAGAAGACTTCTGGATCCCCATCCCTCTGGACACCAACAACATCACATCCCTCAGCCCGTACCTGGTTCCCCAGGATCACTTAGGGAGCCCTGGCATCTTTTATTCCATGTCAGCATTCATGTTTTTCCTATTTGTAGCCGGTACAGCCATTAACACCATCACTATCGCGTGTACTGCTCAATACAAGAAGCTCCGGTCTCATCTGAACTACATCCTGGTGAACTTGGCCGTGGCGAACCTCCTCGTCTCCTTCGTGGGCTCCTTCACCTGCTTCTACTGCTTTGCCTTTAGATACATGATTCTTGGTCCACTGGGGTGCAAGATTGAAGGATTTACAGCAACTGTTGGTG GTATGGTCAGCCTGTGGTCTCTTGCTGTGGTAGCACTTGAGAGATGGCTCGTGGTCTGCAAACCACTCGGGAACTTTGTCTTCAAGCCGAACCATGCTATCGCTTGCTGTGCAATGACTTGGGTCTTTGCCTTGTGTGCTGCCGTTCCTCCTCTGGTTGGATGGAGTAG GTATATCCCAGAGGGCATGCAGTGCTCCTGTGGACCAGACTGGTACACAACCGACAACAAGTATAACAATGAATCCTATGTGATGTtcctcttctgcttctgcttctctgTCCCTTTCTTCACCATTGTTTTCTGCTACTCACAGCTGCTCTTCATTCTGAAATCG GCAGCGAAGGCCCAAGCTGAGTCTGCCTCCACCCagaaggcagagagggaggtgaCCAGGATGGTAGTTATCATGGTGCTGGGCTTCCTTGTGTGCTGGATGCCTTATGCCTCCTTTGCTCTGTGGGTTATCAACAATCGGGGGCAACCCTTCGACCTGAGACTGGCCACCATACCATCCTGTCTGTCTAAAGCCTCCACAGTCTACAACCCAATGATCTACATCCTCCTCAACAAACAG ttccGTGTATGTATAAGGAAGATGCTGGGGATGAGCGGAGGAGATGATGAAGAGTCATCAACAACTACATCAACCACTGAAGTCTCTAAGGTCGGACCTTCTTAG
- the LOC140997463 gene encoding blue-sensitive opsin-like: MKHGRMMELPEDFYIPIPLDTDNITSLSPFLVPQDHLAGSGTYYAMAAFMFFVFVVGTGINVLTIACTVQYKKLRSHLNYILLNLAVANLLVSCVGSFTACCSFANRYFIFGAHMCKIEGFMATLGGMVSLWSLAVVAFERWLVICKPLGNFVFKPDHAIACCVFTWVFALIASVPPLCGWSRYIPEGLQCSCGPDWYTTNNKYNNESYVMFLFCFCFAVPFATIVFCYVQLLITLKMAAKAQAESASTQKAEREVTRMVVVMVLGFLVCWMPYTSFSLWVVNNRGQPFDLRFASIPSIFSKSSAVYNPVIYVLLNKQFRSCMMKMLGMGSGEDEDSSTTSSVTEVSKVGPA; encoded by the exons ATGAAGCACGGCCGAATGATGGAGCTCCCAGAGGACTTCTATATCCCAATTCCTCTGGATACGGACAACATCACGTCTCTCAGCCCCTTCCTGGTCCCCCAGGACCATCTAGCAGGCTCAGGCACCTACTACGCAATGGcagcattcatgttttttgtatttgttgtggGCACTGGCATCAATGTGCTTACAATTGCATGCACCGTCCAGTACAAGAAGCTGCGGTCTCACCTCAACTACATCCTGTTGAACTTGGCTGTGGCGAACCTTCTTGTGTCCTGTGTGGGCTCCTTCACTGCCTGCTGCTCCTTTGCAAACAGATATTTCATCTTTGGAGCGCATATGTGCAAGATTGAGGGTTTTATGGCAACACTTGGTG GTATGGTCAGTCTGTGGTCTCTAGCTGTGGTAGCTTTTGAAAGATGGTTGGTCATCTGCAAGCCACTTGGTAACTTTGTTTTCAAGCCCGACCACGCTATAGCTTGCTGTGTGTTCACCTGGGTTTTTGCACTGATTGCATCAGTCCCTCCACTCTGCGGATGGAGTAG GTACATCCCAGAAGGCCTGCAGTGCTCCTGTGGTCCAGACTGGTAcaccacaaacaacaaatacaacaatgaaTCCTATGTGATGTTCctgttctgcttctgcttcGCTGTTCCTTTCGCCACCATCGTCTTCTGCTACGTTCAGCTGCTCATCACACTGAAAATG GCAGCAAAGGCCCAAGCTGAGTCTGCCTCCACCCagaaggcagagagggaggtgaCCAGGATGGTGGTCGTCATGGTGCTGGGCTTTCTGGTGTGCTGGATGCCTTACACCTCCTTTTCTCTGTGGGTCGTGAATAACCGCGGGCAGCCTTTTGACCTGAGATTTGCATCTATACCATCCATCTTCTCCAAGTCCTCTGCAGTCTACAACCCAGTTATCTACGTTCTCCTTAATAAACAG TTCCGCTCATGCATGATGAAGATGCTGGGGATGGGTTCAGGTGAGGATGAAGATTCATCAACAACATCTTCAGTGACCGAAGTCTCCAAAGTTGGACCCGCTTAG
- the gnl3l gene encoding guanine nucleotide-binding protein-like 3-like protein — protein MSKAKQKRAKRLGFLGKFKNTDGRKADSSGRPKNSEQSSVQQVKAHRNPEEIRKQRLQELQEKQKTSRERELMKRRNLQSFQNDILQRQREFEQREMEMQSLEKHVNFENENSRKAYYREFKKVVEAADVILEVLDARDPLGCRCPQVEQAVIQSGTNKKIVLVLNKIDLVSKEIVEKWIKYLRNEFPTVAFKASTQQQTKNLKRSNVPVTQATTELLSSSACIGADCLMKLLGNYCRNLDIKTAITVGVVGFPNVGKSSLINSLKRARACSVGATPGVTKCLQEVHLDKHIKLLDCPGIVMATSTTDAAMILRNCVKIEQLVDPLPPVEAILRRCNKAQILEHYGVPDFSTAQDFLSLLARRQGKLRKGGLPDTDKAAKSVLMDWTGGRISYFTHPPETHTLPTHVSAEIVTEMGKAFDWDELEKGNQEVLAVSSCPDVQMGFCMETTGMTQGGQGEPPSDLDMVAGSLEEPEFKDEIESMEDEQDPEFGPMTVEIKSQKSKTDQPANDAAPKLPSLNDILNVDPLQQGQALLAAGKKRKKQQKRADKIATKLSDTLTAAMDFSFSDS, from the exons ATGTCGAAAGCTA AACAAAAACGAGCCAAACGTCTCGGCTTCCTCGGGAAGTTTAAG AATACAGATGGACGAAAGGCTGATTCTTCGGGGCGGCCAAAGAATTCAGAGCAGTCATCTGTGCAGCAGGTCAAAGCCCACAGAAATCCAGAAGAAATCAGGAAGCAACGG CTTCAGGAACTCCAGGAGAAGCAGAAAACCTCTAGAGAACGAGAgttgatgaagaggaggaattTGCAAAGCTTTCAGAATGACATCCTACAGCGACAAAGAGAGTTTGAGCAGAGG GAGATGGAGATGCAGAGTTTGGAGAAGCATGTTAATTTTGAAAATGAGAATTCAAGAAAAGCATATTACAGAGAATTTAAAAAG gtAGTCGAGGCTGCAGACGTGATTTTGGAGGTTTTGGATGCACGTGACCCTCTTGGCTGCAGATGTCCTCAGGTGGAGCAGGCAGTCATTCAAAGTGGAACGAACAAGAAGATAGTTTTAGTGCTTAATAAAATTG ATTTGGTGTCTAAGGAAATCGTGGAAAAGTGGATTAAGTATCTTCGTAACGAGTTTCCTACTGTAGCTTTCAAAGCATCTACCCAGCAACAGACAAAGAACTTG AAACGCAGTAACGTACCAGTGACACAGGCCACCACAGAGCTTCTCAGCAGCAGTGCTTGTATTGGTGCAGATTGCTTGATGAAGCTACTGGGCAACTACTGCCGCAACCTAGACATAAAGACGGCCATCACTGTAGGTGTTGTAG GCTTTCCAAATGTGGGGAAGAGTAGTTTGATCAACAGTTTGAAACGAGCACGAGCATGTAGTGTCGGAGCCACTCCTGGTGTCACCAA GTGCCTTCAGGAGGTGCATTTGGACAAACACATTAAGCTGTTGGATTGCCCCGGCATTGTCATGGCAACTTCAACAACTGATGCAGCAATGATTCTTCGTAACTGTGTGAAAATCGAACAGCTTGTCGATCCCCTACCACCTGTTGAGGCCATCCTTCGACGGTGCAACAAGGCGCAG ATCCTGGAGCACTACGGCGTCCCAGACTTCAGCACAGCGCAGGACTTCTTGTCTTTGCTTGCTCGACGTCAAGGCAAACTAAGAAAGGGAGGACTGCCTGACACTGACAAAGCAGCTAAGAGTGTGTTAATGGACTGGACAGG AGGAAGGATCAGCTACTTCACGCACCCTCCAGAGACGCACACTCTTCCCACACACGTCAGCGCTGAGATCGTTACAGAGATGGGTAAAGCTTTTGACTGGGATGAGTTGGAAAAAGGAAACCAGGAGGTGCTTGCAG tgtcatCTTGTCCTGATGTCCAAATGGGATTCTGCATGGAAACTACTGGAATGACTCAAGGTGGACAGGGTGAACCACCCTCTGACCTGGACATGGTGGCAGGGTCCTTGGAAGAGCCTGAATTTAAAGACGAAATTGAATCTATGGAGGATGAGCAGGATCCAGAG TTTGGACCAATGACAGTGGAGATAAAATCCCAGAAGTCAAAGACTGACCAACCTGCAAATGATGCTGCCCCAAAGCTTCCAAGTTTGAATGATATCTTGAATGTAGATCCTCTACAACAAGGACAGGCACTTCTGGCTGCCggcaagaagaggaaaaagcagcagaaaagagCTG ATAAAATTGCCACCAAACTCTCAGACACCTTGACAGCTGCAATGGACTTCTCATTTTCAGATAGCTGA
- the LOC140997510 gene encoding red-sensitive opsin has protein sequence MAEEWGKQVFAARRYNDETTRGSAFTYTNSNHTKDPFEGPNYHIAPRWVYNLSTCWMVIVVVLSVFTNGLVLVATAKFKKLRHPLNWILVNLAVADLGETVFASTISVCNQYFGYFILGHPMCVFEGYTVSVCGITALWSLTIISWERWIVVCKPFGNVKFDAKWAMGGIVFSWVWSAVWCAPPIFGWSRYWPHGLKTSCGPDVFSGSEDPGVQSYMIVLMITCCLIPLAIIILCYLAVWLAIRAVALQQKESESTQKAEREVSRMVVVMIFAYCFCWGPYTIFACFAAANPGYAFHPLAAATPAYFAKSATIYNPIIYVFMNRQFRQCIMKLFGKEVDDGSEVSTSKTEVSSVAPA, from the exons ATGGCAGAGGAGTGGGGTAAACAGGTGTTTGCTGCCAGGCGGTACAATGACGAAACAACAAGGGGATCTGCGTTCACTTACACAAACAGCAATCATACAAAAG ATCCCTTTGAGGGTCCCAATTACCACATCGCTCCACGATGGGTTTACAACCTTTCCACATGCTGGATGGTTATTGTAGTCGTCCTATCAGTCTTCACCAACGGTCTCGTGTTGGTGGCCACGGCAAAGTTCAAGAAACTCCGACACCCTCTGAACTGGATCTTAGTTAATCTCGCAGTTGCTGATCTAGGAGAGACAGTTTTTGCCAGCACTATTAGCGTATGCAACCAGTATTTTGGTTACTTCATTCTCGGACACCCAATGTGCGTCTTCGAGGGCTACACTGTCTCAGTTTGCG GAATTACTGCTCTCTGGTCCCTGACGATCATCTCCTGGGAGAGGTGGATAGTCGTGTGCAAACCTTTTGGTAACGTCAAATTTGATGCCAAATGGGCCATGGGTGGAATAGTGTTCTCCTGGGTCTGGTCAGCAGTGTGGTGTGCTCCCCCCATCTTTGGATGGAGCAG GTACTGGCCTCATGGACTGAAGACTTCCTGTGGACCTGATGTATTCAGTGGAAGTGAGGACCCTGGAGTCCAGTCCTACATGATTGTTCTTATGATCACATGTTGCCTCATTCCTCTGGCTATCATCATCCTCTGCTACCTCGCAGTCTGGTTGGCTATCCGTGCT GTTGCCTTGCAGCAGAAAGAGTCAGAGTCAACCCAGAAAGCTGAAAGAGAAGTATCCAGGATGGTGGTTGTCATGATCTTTGCGTATTGTTTTTGCTGGGGTCCTTACACCATTTTTGCCTGCTTTGCTGCGGCTAACCCCGGATATGCCTTCCATCCCCTGGCTGCTGCCACACCTGCATACTTTGCCAAGAGCGCCACCATCTACAACCCAATTATCTACGTCTTCATGAACCGACAG TTCCGGCAGTGCATCATGAAGCTGTTTGGCAAAGAAGTGGATGATGGCTCTGAAGTATCCACATCAAAGACAGAGGTCTCCTCCGTAGCTCCTGCATAA
- the opn1sw2 gene encoding opsin-1, short-wave-sensitive 2, with protein MKANRGMELPEDFWIPIPLDTNNITALSPFLVPQDHLGGSGTFYAMAAFMFFVFTVGTAINTLTIACTIQYKKLRSHLNYILVNLAVANLLVSCVGSFTACCSFANRYFIFGAHMCKIEGFMATLGGMVSLWSLAVVAFERWLVICKPLGNFVFKPDHAIACCVFTWIFALIASVPPLFGWSRYIPEGLQCSCGPDWYTTNNKYNNESYVMFLFCFCFAVPFATIVFCYVQLLITLKMAAKAQAESASTQKAEREVTRMVVVMVLGFLVCWVPYASFALWVVNNRGQTFDLRLATIPSCFSKASAVYNPVIYVVLNKQFRSCMMTMLGMGSGEEESSTTSSVTEVSKVGPA; from the exons ATGAAGGCAAATCGCGGCATGGAACTCCCGGAAGACTTCTGGATACCCATCCCTCTGGACACCAATAACATCACGGCACTCAGTCCCTTCCTGGTGCCTCAGGACCACTTAGGGGGCTCGGGTACCTTCTATGCAATGGCAGCATTCATGTTCTTCGTATTCACGGTCGGCACTGCCATCAACACCCTCACCATTGCATGCACCATCCAGTACAAGAAGCTGCGTTCTCACCTCAACTACATCCTGGTGAACTTGGCTGTGGCGAACCTTCTTGTGTCCTGTGTGGGCTCCTTCACTGCCTGCTGCTCCTTTGCAAACAGATATTTCATCTTTGGAGCGCATATGTGCAAGATTGAGGGTTTTATGGCAACACTTGGTG GTATGGTCAGTCTGTGGTCTCTAGCTGTGGTAGCTTTTGAAAGATGGTTGGTCATCTGCAAGCCACTTGGTAACTTTGTTTTCAAGCCCGACCACGCTATAGCTTGCTGTGTGTTCACCTGGATATTTGCATTGATTGCCTCAGTTCCTCCACTGTTCGGATGGAGCAG GTACATCCCAGAAGGCCTGCAGTGCTCCTGTGGTCCAGACTGGTAcaccacaaacaacaaatacaacaatgaaTCCTATGTGATGTTCctgttctgcttctgcttcGCTGTTCCTTTCGCCACCATCGTCTTCTGCTACGTTCAGCTGCTCATCACACTGAAAATG GCAGCGAAGGCGCAAGCTGAGTCTGCCTCCACCCAGAAGGCAGAGCGTGAGGTGACCAGGATGGTGGTCGTCATGGTGCTGGGCTTCCTGGTGTGCTGGGTGCCTTACGCCTCCTTTGCCCTGTGGGTTGTGAATAACCGCGGGCAAACGTTCGACCTGAGGCTGGCGACCATACCCTCCTGCTTTTCGAAGGCCTCTGCAGTCTACAACCCAGTTATCTACGTTGTTTTAAATAAACAG TTCCGCTCGTGCATGATGACGATGCTGGGGATGGGTTCAGGTGAGGAGGAGTCCTCAAcaacatcttcagtgactgaaGTCTCCAAAGTTGGACCTGCTTAG